The genomic window CTCATCATTATTTTGCTTTGGATTTTTACTGGGAGCCTCGAAAAATCGCGACTTTGGATTCGAAATTTCATAATCAAGGCACTTTGGATACTCATCGGGATAGGGAGCGTTTTCTTACTATATCTGGTAGGGACCTTTCTTTTGAAGTATTTATTGACCTACTTTAAGTGGCTCTGGAGTCTTATCAAATCGGGAGGGTCGATATTCTGGATTGTCTTCCTTGGTCTAGCAGGGCCCATACTCTTTTTCTTTCTTGTTCTTGACTCAATTAGTGGCTTTACCAAGAAGAAAAAATGAAAATAGGAAAATTGCAGTCGGACTTGGGGGACAGGAACCGAAATGGGCTCGAAGTTGACGCGAGGGAAGACGCCGGTTGATATTCTGTACATATTGATGTACACTTTACTGTACAGATAGGAGGGACCCGATGAAAGACATGCCGATGACGGAGGCGCGAGCGGTGCTGACCTCGTTGCCGGATACGTTGAGCCATTCGCATGAAACCGTCGCCGTCACGCGGCGCGGCAAGCCGGTGCTGGCCATCCTGCCCTGGGAGGAATACGAGGCGCTCGTCGAAACCTTGGAAGTTATGGCGGATGAGCAGCTGATGGCATCGGTGCGGCAGGGCATCCGCGACATTAAGCAGGGCAAGCTCATTCCGTGGGACGCCGTGAAACGGAAGCTCACGCTGTGACCTACCGGATTCTCCTGACCTCAACGGCCGCACGCCTGCTTGAGGCGATCACCGACCGCCGAATCCGTGAGCAGATTCGGCAACGGATTGACGGGTTGGCGCATGAGCCTGAGCTGCAGGGCAAGCCCCTGCGCGATGAGCTGGCGGGGTTCCGCAGCTTGCGCGCCATCGGCCAGCGGTATCGCATCATCTA from Candidatus Omnitrophota bacterium includes these protein-coding regions:
- a CDS encoding type II toxin-antitoxin system Phd/YefM family antitoxin, encoding MKDMPMTEARAVLTSLPDTLSHSHETVAVTRRGKPVLAILPWEEYEALVETLEVMADEQLMASVRQGIRDIKQGKLIPWDAVKRKLTL
- a CDS encoding type II toxin-antitoxin system RelE/ParE family toxin → MTYRILLTSTAARLLEAITDRRIREQIRQRIDGLAHEPELQGKPLRDELAGFRSLRAIGQRYRIIYRVDRGNVVVIVVAVGLRKEGDRSDIYRIAQRLLRLRLV